From Ruminococcaceae bacterium KH2T8, one genomic window encodes:
- a CDS encoding iron complex transport system ATP-binding protein has translation MSGKALKADGITVKYGKRVVLDSFTHEFEAGKIHCILGPNGCGKTTLVKALIERYASEGQISYVPQDVFGNVALTTYDTVALGRYDKRRFFTGLTAEDKVLVDKAVVDMELTGLEDRIFDTLSGGEKQRCMTARALAQDTEWTILDEPSSNLDIRHTQITMKKLAELRDKEQKSFIVVLHDVNTAARFADRFVLMKDGKLVAVKERLDTETLSNVFDSSFEMINSREGVPFFCPL, from the coding sequence GTGAGCGGCAAGGCACTTAAGGCTGACGGCATCACCGTCAAATACGGAAAGCGGGTCGTGCTCGATTCTTTTACGCATGAATTCGAAGCGGGTAAGATCCACTGCATCTTAGGCCCTAACGGCTGCGGAAAGACGACCCTCGTAAAGGCTCTGATCGAAAGATATGCGTCGGAAGGTCAGATCTCATATGTCCCTCAGGATGTATTCGGTAATGTCGCTCTCACGACTTACGACACGGTCGCGCTCGGTCGCTATGACAAGAGGCGCTTCTTCACGGGACTTACCGCAGAAGATAAGGTCCTCGTAGATAAGGCAGTAGTCGACATGGAGCTTACGGGTCTCGAGGACCGCATATTCGATACGTTGTCAGGAGGAGAGAAGCAGCGCTGCATGACCGCGCGTGCCCTGGCTCAGGACACCGAGTGGACGATCCTTGACGAGCCCTCGTCCAACCTTGATATCAGACATACTCAGATAACGATGAAGAAGCTCGCGGAGCTTAGAGATAAGGAACAGAAGTCCTTTATCGTAGTGCTCCACGATGTTAATACGGCCGCAAGGTTCGCGGACCGCTTCGTCCTCATGAAGGATGGTAAGCTCGTCGCCGTTAAGGAAAGGCTCGATACCGAGACTTTAAGTAATGTATTCGATTCCTCTTTCGAGATGATCAACTCCAGAGAGGGTGTCCCTTTTTTCTGTCCTTTATAA
- a CDS encoding iron complex transport system permease protein, with protein sequence MQRQPDHFYLKLTVAVIATLVVVAASCCLGSSHISIREVIYFLSGMKDELSPTAVTIIGKVRIPRVLTAALCGGALASVGCVMQGVFRNPMADPSVLGISSGSALGAAIAIVSGLNIVIIGDGFTGSYIGAVIGAAVTWVLIFTIARGSGEYDTSSTLLAGIAISSIMSAFITVLMTLHMDSMERVYMWMLGTFSASTTSKTKVLAVVVAICVPLLIWVSPQIDVLKLGKEAALSVGVRQSRTLGAVLCLSSILLAFCVANSGIIGFAGLIIPHIVSFFKVYRARRKLILCFFVGACFMVLCDSVAKTIVAPGEMAIGAITSLIGAPYFLWLLAVSRVRAGRKGIKL encoded by the coding sequence ATGCAGAGGCAGCCTGATCATTTTTATCTTAAGCTGACAGTGGCTGTCATCGCGACTCTTGTCGTGGTGGCAGCCTCATGCTGTCTCGGCAGCAGTCACATATCTATTCGCGAAGTAATCTATTTCCTTTCAGGGATGAAGGATGAGCTGTCACCTACGGCGGTGACCATAATCGGGAAAGTAAGGATCCCCAGAGTCCTGACCGCGGCATTATGCGGCGGGGCGCTCGCATCGGTAGGATGCGTCATGCAGGGTGTCTTTCGTAATCCGATGGCTGATCCTTCAGTCCTGGGAATCTCATCGGGCAGTGCGCTCGGTGCGGCCATAGCTATCGTCTCGGGTCTTAATATCGTGATCATCGGAGACGGATTTACGGGAAGCTACATAGGTGCCGTCATAGGTGCGGCAGTTACATGGGTACTTATCTTTACGATCGCCAGGGGAAGCGGCGAATACGATACGTCTTCGACTCTTCTCGCGGGCATCGCGATCTCGTCTATAATGAGTGCATTCATAACGGTCCTTATGACACTTCACATGGACAGCATGGAGCGTGTCTATATGTGGATGCTCGGAACGTTTTCGGCTTCCACGACATCGAAGACCAAGGTGCTCGCGGTAGTTGTTGCGATCTGCGTTCCGCTCCTTATCTGGGTGAGTCCTCAGATCGATGTCCTAAAGCTCGGCAAGGAGGCAGCCCTCTCAGTGGGAGTTCGTCAGTCCAGGACACTCGGAGCCGTGCTGTGCCTCTCGTCCATACTCCTGGCATTCTGTGTAGCAAATTCCGGTATCATCGGATTTGCAGGTCTTATAATCCCGCATATCGTATCTTTCTTTAAGGTTTACAGGGCGAGACGAAAGCTGATACTATGCTTCTTCGTCGGCGCATGCTTTATGGTGCTCTGCGACTCGGTAGCAAAGACTATCGTAGCCCCGGGTGAGATGGCGATCGGTGCCATCACGAGCCTTATCGGCGCACCTTATTTCCTCTGGCTTCTTGCAGTAAGCAGGGTAAGAGCCGGAAGAAAGGGGATAAAGCTGTGA